Proteins encoded by one window of Salmonirosea aquatica:
- a CDS encoding YwbE family protein: MTERTGTERKNIHPGLEVSIVLKQDQRSGTLTEGVVKDILTKSPFHPHGIKVRLETGEVGRVKVIHAE, encoded by the coding sequence ATGACTGAACGAACAGGGACTGAACGTAAAAATATCCATCCCGGACTGGAAGTTTCCATCGTCCTGAAACAGGATCAGCGCAGTGGTACCCTGACCGAAGGCGTGGTGAAAGACATCCTGACCAAATCACCTTTCCACCCGCACGGTATCAAGGTACGGCTGGAAACGGGCGAAGTAGGTCGCGTGAAAGTCATTCATGCAGAGTGA
- a CDS encoding bestrophin family protein: MLISKNVRIGRIISGTGRYAMFDLLICVVAFFLNEYVVSQYFAFPAVIPTILGTALAFFVGFNNNQSYDRWWEARKIWGAIVNDSRTWARQVIHYTTASESLSEQELLNLRHTAVKRHIAFLYALKKNLRKSDVKEHGRYISPEEFAEVEKAANVHNAILSYQSTFIEDLYQRGAIDGFRFMEMNRMIVNFCDEMGKSERIANTVFPTTYNYYTRSFIWIFIISTTMVTANAIGYWSILFGALVGYVFLTTHSVGQALVNPFEPLPTGVPLDQITRTIEINLLQMLGETDIPEPVQIIDGDYIL; encoded by the coding sequence ATGCTAATCTCAAAAAATGTAAGGATAGGCCGGATCATATCGGGAACGGGGCGTTATGCTATGTTCGATTTATTGATTTGTGTAGTGGCGTTTTTCCTTAACGAATATGTAGTAAGCCAGTACTTTGCATTTCCGGCGGTCATCCCTACCATCCTGGGTACCGCCCTTGCCTTTTTTGTCGGTTTTAACAACAATCAGTCCTACGACCGCTGGTGGGAAGCCCGGAAGATTTGGGGTGCGATCGTGAATGACTCCCGAACCTGGGCGCGCCAGGTCATTCACTACACCACGGCCTCAGAAAGTTTGTCCGAGCAGGAACTCCTTAATTTGAGGCATACCGCGGTTAAGCGGCACATTGCCTTCCTGTATGCTTTGAAGAAAAACTTGCGGAAATCAGACGTAAAAGAACATGGCAGGTACATTTCGCCAGAAGAGTTTGCCGAAGTGGAAAAAGCCGCAAACGTTCACAATGCTATACTTTCGTACCAATCCACGTTCATAGAAGACCTGTATCAAAGGGGAGCTATCGATGGTTTCCGATTCATGGAAATGAACCGGATGATTGTTAATTTTTGCGATGAAATGGGAAAATCCGAGCGCATCGCCAACACGGTGTTTCCCACGACTTACAACTACTACACCCGTTCTTTTATCTGGATTTTCATTATCAGTACTACCATGGTAACCGCCAATGCCATCGGCTATTGGTCTATTTTGTTCGGGGCGTTGGTTGGGTATGTTTTCCTTACTACCCATTCGGTAGGTCAGGCGCTGGTCAATCCATTCGAGCCACTACCCACCGGGGTACCGCTGGATCAGATCACCCGAACCATCGAGATCAATCTGCTGCAAATGCTGGGAGAAACCGATATTCCGGAACCTGTTCAAATAATCGACGGAGACTATATCCTCTGA
- a CDS encoding SDR family NAD(P)-dependent oxidoreductase encodes MTKSKLVLVTGGSRGLGKDMALRIAQKGHDVLLTYHSKKDEAEAVVQEIEATGQKAAALPLDVGDIGSFEVFIEQVGQALQTVFGASKIDFLVNNAGVGLYVPYAATTEEQFDMLMNIHFKGPFFLTQKLLPTLADGGGIINISSGLARFSNPGSSAYGAMKSAMETLTRYQAKELGERGIRSNIVAPGAIETDFGGGRVRDNAQLNAQIASVTALGRVGVPEDIGGVVAFLCSDDARWINAQRIEVSGGMNL; translated from the coding sequence ATGACAAAAAGCAAACTAGTATTGGTCACGGGCGGAAGCCGGGGGCTGGGAAAAGACATGGCCTTGCGAATCGCTCAGAAAGGGCATGATGTGCTGCTGACCTACCACAGTAAAAAAGACGAAGCCGAAGCCGTAGTACAGGAAATAGAAGCGACCGGGCAAAAAGCCGCCGCCCTGCCTTTGGATGTGGGGGATATAGGTAGTTTTGAGGTTTTTATAGAGCAGGTCGGTCAAGCCCTCCAAACGGTATTCGGGGCCAGTAAAATCGATTTTCTGGTCAACAACGCCGGGGTCGGGCTGTATGTTCCTTATGCGGCGACGACCGAAGAGCAGTTTGACATGCTCATGAATATTCATTTCAAGGGACCGTTTTTCCTGACGCAAAAGCTGTTGCCCACGCTGGCCGATGGGGGAGGAATCATCAACATATCTTCGGGTTTGGCCCGTTTCTCCAATCCCGGCTCTTCGGCCTATGGTGCCATGAAAAGTGCGATGGAAACACTGACCCGCTACCAGGCTAAGGAACTGGGCGAAAGAGGCATTCGGTCCAATATCGTAGCCCCGGGGGCGATCGAAACGGATTTTGGCGGCGGTAGGGTGCGCGACAACGCCCAGCTGAATGCCCAGATCGCCTCAGTCACTGCGCTGGGCCGGGTGGGGGTACCTGAAGACATCGGCGGCGTAGTTGCCTTCTTGTGTTCCGACGACGCCCGGTGGATCAACGCCCAGCGTATAGAGGTGTCAGGGGGCATGAATCTATAG
- a CDS encoding MFS transporter: MGYPNPNDPYAALRYYEFRYFIANSFLFTVGFLIQEVIVGYELYKLTHDPLSLGLIGLAEVVPFVLVSLFGGYVADRYDKRNVLRISLVIIILASFILYLIFQPGFFDYYTLRGRLALIYSVFFLIGAAKGFYSPSSSSLKPFLVPRAIYHNSSTWSSSFWQAGSVMGPGIAGFLYVLIGLTHTLLVVIGCFVVCLFLISMIDKKPIPVATNPGTIWQNLREGLSFVFKTRIVFYAISLDLFSVLFGGVVAILPVFAEDILHVGPEGLGLLRAAPSVGALLTMFFMAYYPPTHTAWRNMLVAVAGFGIFTILFALSEYFWLSCFALFMTGSCDSVSVIIRQTILQIYPPDEMRGRVAAVNGIFVSSSNELGAFESGVGAKLLGTVPSVLLGGVVTVGVVSWIYVRSRDLFGVRLS, from the coding sequence ATTGGCTACCCCAACCCCAACGATCCTTACGCCGCGCTGCGCTACTATGAATTCCGGTATTTTATCGCTAATAGTTTCCTGTTTACGGTAGGATTTCTGATTCAGGAGGTCATCGTGGGCTATGAATTGTACAAACTCACCCACGACCCGCTATCGTTGGGACTGATCGGCCTCGCCGAGGTGGTACCCTTTGTATTGGTGTCGCTGTTCGGGGGGTACGTCGCTGACCGCTACGATAAGCGTAATGTGCTTCGTATCAGCCTGGTGATCATTATTCTGGCTTCTTTCATCCTCTATTTGATTTTCCAGCCCGGCTTTTTTGATTACTATACTTTGCGCGGTCGCCTGGCGCTGATCTATTCAGTTTTTTTTCTGATTGGGGCGGCCAAAGGCTTTTATTCGCCGTCTTCCTCGTCATTGAAGCCTTTTCTGGTGCCCCGGGCGATTTATCACAATTCGTCTACGTGGAGTAGCTCGTTCTGGCAGGCGGGTTCGGTCATGGGACCGGGCATTGCGGGTTTTCTGTACGTCCTGATCGGCTTGACCCACACACTGCTGGTCGTAATCGGCTGCTTCGTGGTTTGCCTGTTTTTGATCTCCATGATTGACAAAAAGCCCATCCCGGTAGCCACCAACCCTGGTACCATCTGGCAGAATCTGCGCGAGGGACTAAGCTTTGTGTTCAAGACCCGCATTGTCTTTTACGCCATTTCGCTCGATTTGTTTTCAGTGCTGTTCGGGGGCGTCGTGGCTATTCTCCCCGTTTTTGCCGAGGACATTCTGCACGTAGGACCCGAGGGGCTGGGGCTGCTGCGGGCCGCACCTTCGGTGGGCGCCCTGCTCACGATGTTTTTTATGGCGTACTATCCACCCACCCACACGGCCTGGCGCAACATGCTGGTGGCTGTAGCGGGCTTTGGAATCTTCACAATTCTATTTGCTTTGTCGGAATATTTCTGGCTGTCGTGCTTTGCCCTGTTCATGACGGGTTCGTGCGATAGCGTCAGCGTCATCATCCGGCAAACGATCCTGCAAATCTATCCGCCCGACGAAATGCGGGGTCGTGTGGCGGCGGTTAACGGTATTTTTGTGAGCTCATCCAACGAGCTGGGGGCCTTCGAGTCGGGCGTGGGTGCCAAACTATTGGGTACGGTACCTTCGGTGCTGCTGGGTGGGGTAGTCACGGTGGGAGTGGTTTCGTGGATTTATGTCCGGTCGCGGGATCTGTTTGGGGTGAGGCTAAGCTGA
- a CDS encoding M13 family metallopeptidase, whose translation MTCKTKAFLLLLVGIGFLSTDSFAQKKEVKPLTPEKFIDPANMDLSAKPGDDFYTYASGNWIKNNPVPAKETRWGSFNVLRDFNIEAVRGLLDDAATNKNAPAGSVERRVSDFYKSAMDSAAIEKLGYTPIKADLQKLNGINSKQAAIEQIAKARTMGMGSPFYGFYVGQDRKNVEVMVPQFSQGGTTLPDRDYYLKDDARSQKIRAGYRDYIVKLFTLTGTPEAQAKSNADAIMKLETELARAQMPRVEMRDPQKTYNKLSVAEFSKSTPHFDWQKIMPMMMVKGEDTVLVNNPKFFVKADSLFNATSLPDLKTYLTWNLLKSSASYLSSDFVDANFAFNQVLTGQKIQTPRWQRMSQLTDRTIGELLGQLYVKKYFTPAAKQRMDELIKNLVKAYEQRIKGLEWMSDETKEKALAKLHNFTPKIGYPEKWQTYEGFDIKPTTFYANVKNGDAWDYKDMVNKLGKPVDKTLWGMTPPTVNAYYNPVQNEIVFPAGILQFPFFDPNADDAVNYGGIGAVIGHEISHGFDDSGSQYDKDGYLRNWWTENDRKKFVSLADRLVEQYNNYTVLDTLHVNGRLTLGENIGDLGGLNAAYTAFKMTPQGKSNEKIDGFTPDQRFFLAWAQVWRTNILPEAAAQQVLVDPHSPGEWRTIGPLINMDAWYQAFNVKPGDKLYVAPEKRIYLW comes from the coding sequence ATGACCTGTAAAACAAAAGCCTTTCTACTCCTACTTGTTGGAATTGGATTTTTATCCACGGATTCCTTTGCTCAAAAGAAAGAAGTAAAACCCCTCACGCCCGAGAAGTTCATCGATCCCGCCAACATGGATCTGTCGGCCAAGCCGGGGGACGATTTTTATACTTACGCCAGCGGCAACTGGATCAAGAACAACCCTGTGCCGGCAAAAGAAACGCGCTGGGGTAGTTTCAACGTACTCCGCGACTTCAACATCGAGGCCGTACGCGGGCTGCTGGATGACGCCGCCACCAATAAAAACGCCCCGGCCGGTTCGGTGGAACGGCGGGTGAGCGATTTTTATAAGTCGGCGATGGACAGCGCCGCCATCGAAAAGCTGGGCTACACGCCCATCAAGGCTGACCTGCAAAAACTGAATGGCATCAACAGCAAGCAAGCCGCTATCGAGCAAATTGCCAAAGCCCGTACGATGGGCATGGGCAGCCCATTCTATGGCTTCTATGTAGGTCAGGATCGGAAGAACGTGGAGGTAATGGTACCCCAATTCTCGCAGGGAGGTACCACCCTACCCGACCGCGACTATTACCTGAAAGACGACGCCCGCAGTCAGAAAATACGGGCGGGTTACCGTGATTATATCGTAAAGCTATTCACGCTCACAGGTACCCCCGAAGCGCAGGCCAAATCCAACGCCGATGCGATCATGAAGTTGGAAACCGAACTGGCCCGGGCGCAGATGCCCCGCGTGGAGATGCGTGACCCGCAGAAGACCTACAACAAACTGTCGGTAGCCGAATTTTCTAAAAGTACCCCCCATTTCGACTGGCAGAAGATCATGCCCATGATGATGGTGAAGGGCGAGGATACCGTGCTGGTGAACAATCCGAAGTTTTTTGTGAAAGCCGATTCGCTCTTCAATGCTACGTCACTGCCCGATCTGAAGACCTACCTGACTTGGAATCTACTCAAATCGTCGGCCTCCTACCTGAGTTCTGATTTTGTGGATGCCAATTTTGCCTTCAACCAGGTACTGACCGGACAAAAGATACAGACGCCCCGCTGGCAACGGATGTCGCAACTGACCGACCGCACCATTGGTGAATTGCTGGGGCAGCTTTACGTGAAAAAGTACTTTACGCCCGCCGCCAAGCAGCGCATGGACGAGTTGATCAAGAATCTGGTGAAAGCCTACGAACAGCGCATCAAAGGGCTGGAATGGATGAGCGACGAAACCAAGGAAAAGGCCCTGGCCAAGCTCCACAACTTTACGCCCAAAATCGGCTACCCCGAGAAATGGCAGACCTATGAAGGCTTCGATATCAAGCCCACGACTTTCTACGCCAATGTGAAGAACGGCGATGCGTGGGACTATAAGGATATGGTAAACAAGCTGGGTAAGCCTGTTGATAAAACGCTGTGGGGCATGACGCCACCTACCGTGAACGCCTACTACAATCCCGTGCAGAACGAGATCGTGTTCCCCGCAGGAATTTTGCAATTCCCCTTCTTTGATCCCAACGCCGACGACGCGGTGAATTACGGCGGCATTGGCGCGGTGATCGGGCACGAGATTTCGCATGGTTTCGACGACAGCGGCAGTCAGTATGACAAGGATGGGTACCTCCGCAACTGGTGGACCGAGAACGATCGTAAGAAGTTCGTAAGCCTGGCCGACCGCCTCGTGGAGCAGTATAATAATTACACGGTACTTGACACCCTGCACGTCAACGGCCGCTTGACTCTGGGCGAGAACATTGGCGACCTGGGCGGGCTCAACGCCGCCTACACGGCCTTCAAAATGACTCCACAAGGAAAATCGAACGAGAAAATCGACGGCTTCACGCCCGACCAGCGCTTCTTTCTGGCCTGGGCGCAGGTATGGCGTACCAATATCCTGCCCGAAGCCGCTGCCCAGCAGGTACTGGTCGATCCGCACTCGCCCGGCGAGTGGCGCACCATCGGTCCGCTTATCAATATGGATGCCTGGTATCAGGCCTTCAACGTGAAGCCCGGCGACAAGCTATACGTCGCGCCGGAGAAGCGGATTTATTTGTGGTAA
- a CDS encoding prolyl oligopeptidase family serine peptidase, with protein MTLLTATLLHPDGSAQTMTYPTTKKIDHVDTYHGTQVPDPYRWLEDDRSDETAAWVKAENEVTFGYLNKIPFKQKIFDDLEKAYNYPKYSAPRKKGEYFYFYKNDGLQNQSVLYRQKGLQGTPEVVLDPNKLSADGTTRLTVFSLSKDGNYAVCGFSQGGSDWQEYQVMDMKTLKMMPDKLEWVKVSGAAWQGDGFYYSRYPKPEGSALAAKNENHQVFYHQVGTPQSDDKLIYEDPANPQRFHTVSTTEDEQYAALYLSDRGKGLDGNGLWVMKKGEGTFTPIKEEITDFSYGIVENVDGGFLIETNENAPNGKVMKYLSQPKTWQPFLSEKPEPLLNAGTSGGKLFALYSKDVTTRAYVYDMNGKLENEVKLPGLGSAGGFGGEKDDPFVFYTYTSFNYPPTIFRYDIATKKSTVFREPEVSFKPTDYETKQVFYPSKDGTKIPAFIVYKKGLKRDGTNPTILYGYGGFNISLDPSFSATRIPFLDQGGIFVQANLRGGSEYGEAWHEQGMKLNKQNVFDDFIAAAEYLIKEKYTSPEYLAVQGGSNGGLLVGAVINQRPELFKVALPAVGVMDMLRFHKFTIGWNWIADYGSSDNADEFAYQYKYSPLHNIKEGGKYPATLITTADHDDRVVPAHSFKYAATLQEKAGASSTNPLLIRIETNSGHGASNTKKALETTADLYAFMFKNMGLVWK; from the coding sequence ATGACCTTATTGACCGCCACACTGCTCCATCCCGACGGATCGGCGCAGACTATGACGTACCCCACCACCAAAAAAATAGACCACGTCGATACCTACCACGGTACCCAGGTACCTGACCCGTACCGCTGGCTCGAAGATGACCGCTCGGACGAAACGGCCGCCTGGGTGAAAGCCGAGAATGAAGTGACATTCGGTTATCTGAACAAAATTCCCTTCAAGCAAAAGATCTTCGACGATCTGGAAAAAGCCTACAACTACCCCAAGTACTCGGCGCCCCGCAAGAAAGGCGAGTACTTTTATTTCTATAAAAACGACGGGTTGCAAAATCAGTCGGTACTTTATAGACAAAAAGGGCTGCAAGGTACCCCCGAAGTGGTGCTCGATCCCAACAAACTCTCGGCCGACGGTACTACGCGATTGACGGTTTTCAGCTTGTCCAAAGACGGGAACTACGCGGTGTGTGGTTTTTCGCAGGGTGGCTCCGACTGGCAGGAGTACCAGGTAATGGATATGAAAACCCTGAAAATGATGCCCGATAAGCTGGAATGGGTGAAAGTCTCGGGCGCGGCCTGGCAGGGCGACGGCTTTTATTACAGTCGCTACCCCAAGCCCGAAGGCAGTGCGCTGGCCGCCAAAAATGAAAACCATCAGGTTTTTTACCATCAGGTAGGTACCCCTCAGAGCGACGACAAGCTGATCTACGAAGACCCCGCCAATCCGCAGCGGTTTCATACCGTCAGCACCACTGAAGACGAGCAATACGCCGCCCTCTACCTCAGCGACCGGGGCAAAGGCCTGGATGGCAACGGCCTATGGGTGATGAAAAAGGGGGAGGGTACCTTCACGCCCATTAAGGAAGAAATCACGGATTTTTCCTACGGGATTGTCGAAAACGTGGACGGCGGTTTCCTGATCGAAACCAACGAAAACGCGCCCAACGGCAAAGTGATGAAGTACCTTTCCCAACCCAAAACCTGGCAACCCTTCCTATCCGAAAAGCCTGAGCCGCTGCTCAATGCAGGTACCTCCGGCGGCAAACTCTTTGCGCTCTACTCCAAGGACGTGACCACGCGAGCGTATGTGTATGACATGAACGGTAAGCTGGAAAACGAAGTGAAGCTACCGGGCTTGGGTTCGGCGGGTGGCTTTGGGGGTGAGAAGGACGACCCATTTGTGTTTTATACCTACACCTCGTTCAATTATCCGCCCACGATCTTCCGTTACGACATCGCTACGAAGAAAAGTACCGTCTTCCGCGAGCCGGAGGTGAGCTTCAAACCCACTGATTACGAAACGAAGCAGGTATTCTACCCCAGTAAGGACGGCACCAAAATTCCGGCTTTTATCGTCTACAAAAAAGGCCTGAAACGGGATGGTACCAACCCGACGATTCTGTACGGCTACGGTGGGTTCAACATCAGCCTCGATCCGTCGTTCAGCGCGACGCGCATTCCATTTCTGGATCAGGGCGGGATTTTCGTGCAGGCCAATCTGCGCGGTGGCAGCGAGTACGGGGAGGCATGGCACGAACAGGGTATGAAGCTAAACAAGCAGAATGTGTTCGACGATTTTATTGCGGCGGCGGAGTACCTTATTAAAGAAAAGTACACCTCGCCCGAGTACCTGGCCGTGCAGGGTGGTTCTAACGGCGGGCTGCTGGTGGGCGCGGTCATCAACCAGCGGCCCGAGCTATTCAAGGTAGCCCTGCCCGCTGTAGGCGTGATGGACATGCTGCGTTTCCACAAATTTACCATCGGCTGGAACTGGATCGCTGATTACGGCAGCAGCGACAACGCCGACGAGTTTGCGTACCAGTATAAGTACTCGCCGCTCCACAATATTAAAGAAGGCGGCAAGTACCCCGCCACGCTCATCACTACCGCCGACCACGACGATCGCGTGGTACCCGCGCATTCGTTCAAATACGCCGCTACCTTACAGGAAAAAGCGGGAGCGTCGTCTACCAATCCATTATTGATCCGCATCGAAACTAACTCGGGCCACGGCGCCAGCAATACCAAGAAGGCCCTGGAAACCACGGCGGATTTGTACGCTTTTATGTTTAAAAATATGGGGCTGGTGTGGAAGTGA
- a CDS encoding fasciclin domain-containing protein — translation MKKLAFVIAAIFVANVSFAQGNMKTVNVGGAAMYPNKNIIENAVNSKDHTTLVAAVKAAGLVETLQGKGPFTVFAPTNAAFEKLPAGTVETLVKPENKATLTKILTYHVVSGMMDSNAIAAAIKEGNGKATFTTVEGGTLTAMMKGKKLMLMDEKGGTSTVTIKDVYQSNGVIHVIDTVAMPE, via the coding sequence ATGAAAAAATTAGCATTTGTTATTGCCGCGATCTTTGTCGCCAACGTTTCTTTCGCCCAGGGCAACATGAAAACGGTAAATGTAGGTGGAGCCGCCATGTATCCCAACAAGAACATCATTGAAAATGCCGTTAATTCCAAGGATCACACCACGCTGGTAGCGGCGGTGAAAGCCGCCGGACTGGTGGAAACACTGCAGGGCAAAGGACCGTTCACGGTCTTTGCGCCCACCAATGCCGCCTTTGAAAAACTGCCTGCCGGTACGGTTGAAACCCTGGTGAAACCCGAAAACAAAGCCACCCTTACCAAAATCCTTACCTACCACGTGGTATCGGGTATGATGGATTCAAACGCTATTGCGGCGGCCATCAAAGAAGGCAACGGTAAGGCTACCTTCACGACGGTAGAAGGTGGCACGCTGACCGCCATGATGAAAGGAAAGAAACTGATGTTGATGGACGAAAAGGGGGGTACCTCTACTGTGACCATCAAGGATGTGTACCAGAGCAATGGCGTGATCCACGTAATCGATACGGTGGCAATGCCTGAGTAA
- a CDS encoding DUF433 domain-containing protein, with product MKANKNSRRPNTTYSVEDIAIILDLPEAQVKQWMREYKKGQLGTGESEGEPDLAADFHTLIEFYTFYQLRAQGVWPSKINNAREILADMLHTNYPFATASILTDGKSVFYNAELGELIKADQTLQLTIQQVVEPFCKRIEFGDDSLAAKLYPQGRESAIQIDPTRQSGRPVVGDTEVLSQAVFELFLHGNSISTVAERFNITTKEVEDVIVFYEKQSA from the coding sequence GTGAAAGCGAACAAGAATTCCAGACGACCAAACACGACCTATTCGGTCGAAGACATCGCCATTATTCTGGACCTACCCGAGGCTCAGGTTAAACAATGGATGCGGGAGTATAAAAAGGGCCAACTGGGTACAGGTGAGTCGGAAGGCGAACCCGATCTGGCGGCTGATTTTCATACGCTCATCGAGTTCTACACCTTTTACCAGTTGCGTGCGCAGGGTGTTTGGCCTTCCAAAATTAACAATGCGCGGGAAATTTTGGCCGATATGCTACATACGAATTATCCATTCGCCACGGCCAGCATCCTTACCGATGGAAAGAGTGTGTTCTATAACGCCGAGCTGGGCGAATTGATCAAAGCGGACCAGACGCTGCAACTGACGATTCAGCAGGTTGTGGAGCCTTTCTGCAAGCGCATTGAGTTCGGCGATGACTCCCTAGCCGCCAAACTTTACCCGCAGGGTCGCGAATCGGCCATTCAGATTGACCCTACCCGGCAGTCGGGCCGACCGGTGGTAGGTGACACAGAGGTACTGTCGCAGGCGGTGTTCGAGCTTTTCCTGCACGGCAATTCAATCTCCACGGTAGCTGAGCGCTTCAACATTACCACCAAGGAAGTGGAGGACGTGATTGTTTTTTACGAAAAGCAATCGGCCTGA
- a CDS encoding HepT-like ribonuclease domain-containing protein, with protein MNERGRKYLADILLAIELIDEFISDISNFADYQIDLKTKSAVERQLGIIGEAVNQFRRENSGVELSHTRQVVNFRNRLIHSYDNIDDSIVWTIVKRHLPILKAEIEQRLAE; from the coding sequence ATGAACGAAAGGGGAAGAAAGTACCTGGCTGACATTCTACTTGCGATAGAGTTAATCGACGAATTTATCAGCGATATTTCCAATTTTGCTGATTATCAGATTGATTTAAAAACCAAAAGTGCCGTTGAGCGACAGCTTGGAATCATTGGAGAAGCCGTAAACCAATTTCGGAGAGAAAATTCGGGTGTCGAACTCAGTCACACGCGTCAGGTGGTGAATTTCAGGAACCGGCTTATTCACTCCTACGACAACATCGATGATTCAATCGTTTGGACAATTGTCAAAAGACATTTGCCTATTCTTAAAGCAGAGATCGAACAGAGACTGGCTGAATAA
- a CDS encoding nucleotidyltransferase family protein encodes MELPSEIKLHFDELTRLCEKYSVHKLYSFGSINTDHFDHEKSDVDLWVELEPMPPLEKGEKLMNLWDDLEVLFSRKVDLLTEQPLKNPILQQSIEKNKRLIYERKGKKVPG; translated from the coding sequence ATGGAACTACCTTCCGAAATTAAGCTGCATTTTGATGAATTAACTCGCCTCTGTGAAAAATATAGTGTCCACAAGCTGTATTCCTTTGGCTCGATCAATACCGATCATTTCGATCATGAGAAAAGCGATGTGGACTTATGGGTTGAACTCGAGCCCATGCCCCCTCTCGAAAAGGGCGAAAAGCTGATGAACTTGTGGGATGATTTAGAAGTACTGTTTTCTCGAAAAGTTGATTTACTAACCGAGCAACCCCTGAAAAACCCCATACTCCAACAGAGTATCGAGAAGAATAAACGATTAATTTATGAACGAAAGGGGAAGAAAGTACCTGGCTGA
- a CDS encoding helix-turn-helix domain-containing protein, producing the protein MNLPKKIAARQHEITADFLKEIDKHLLDIVENRTDRMFEIRDVADIMNIHPRHLSNTIKLTTGKSPCYFFERKILDVAKALLEQNEMTIAAIAALLTYDPSNFTKFFKRFAGQTPSQYREEYLMKQYAEN; encoded by the coding sequence ATGAATTTACCTAAAAAAATAGCCGCCCGGCAACACGAAATCACGGCGGATTTTCTGAAAGAAATAGACAAACATTTACTGGACATCGTCGAAAACCGAACCGACCGCATGTTTGAAATTCGGGATGTGGCAGACATCATGAACATCCATCCCCGGCATTTGAGCAATACCATCAAGCTGACTACCGGAAAATCGCCCTGCTATTTCTTTGAAAGAAAAATCCTCGACGTGGCCAAGGCGCTCCTGGAACAAAACGAGATGACGATTGCGGCTATCGCCGCGCTGCTAACCTACGATCCGTCCAACTTTACCAAGTTTTTCAAGCGGTTTGCCGGGCAAACCCCCAGCCAATACCGGGAGGAATATTTGATGAAACAGTACGCCGAAAACTGA
- a CDS encoding DUF2911 domain-containing protein, which yields MKTTGLLLFFCVLLTASVQAQTFRGLDKSPMDMAYYPDDYAHDRKFAPDKIKGETAKVRVIYSRPALKGRALGDLVPTGKVWRVGANEASEIKFYEDATIMGKKVKAGTYALLGQANEQDFTVILSSDVDQWGAYSYDPKYDVLRVNAPLKEISEPVENFAIQFAKGDGKEVLMRMAWGNVMVEVPMEF from the coding sequence ATGAAAACAACTGGACTCCTCCTTTTCTTCTGTGTGCTTCTGACCGCCAGTGTGCAGGCCCAAACTTTCCGGGGCCTTGACAAAAGCCCGATGGATATGGCCTACTACCCCGACGACTACGCGCACGATCGTAAGTTTGCACCCGACAAAATCAAGGGCGAAACCGCCAAGGTACGCGTCATTTACAGTCGCCCGGCTTTGAAGGGCCGTGCATTGGGAGATCTCGTTCCGACCGGCAAAGTGTGGCGTGTAGGGGCTAACGAGGCTTCTGAAATTAAGTTCTACGAAGATGCCACGATCATGGGCAAGAAGGTGAAAGCAGGTACCTACGCCCTGCTGGGCCAAGCCAACGAACAGGATTTTACCGTTATTCTAAGTAGCGATGTGGACCAATGGGGCGCGTACAGCTATGACCCGAAATACGATGTATTACGCGTGAACGCACCTCTTAAGGAGATATCTGAACCCGTCGAGAATTTTGCGATCCAGTTTGCCAAAGGCGATGGCAAAGAAGTACTCATGCGCATGGCCTGGGGCAATGTTATGGTGGAGGTACCTATGGAGTTCTAA